DNA from Ziziphus jujuba cultivar Dongzao chromosome 2, ASM3175591v1:
TGATGTCAAGACAAAAAGTGAAAAGTCAGGTACAGATGTACATAAAGGTTTGCTCCTCAAAACACATCAGCAGAATAAATCCTACTAAGGGTAAGAATCATAATTTGCTGTCCCTGTTATATTTTAGCTTAATACTCAGTAACCATAATGATCTCAAGCTAGCTTATCTTCATCTCTTGCGCATTATACTCTTTTGAAGCTGATCCATTAACAGATGCGCCACAGATTCATATCCCATCTCCTTAGCTTTTATTTGCAATCAAATCACAAGTATTTTTAGCAACAGAATGAATAACAGACcgccaaaaaaacaaagggggagagagagagagagaagaaacatCTACCTCTGTATATTGCTATCCCAGTTGGAGCCATCTTTCTCTTCTTCAGGCAGAATGAGCTaatcccaaaaagaaatataaaatgacCGAAGAATCATCACTCAGTACATTTAAGCAACAATAGACAAGAGTACTAAAAGTTGTGGTTGAAGCTGATTCTCATACCTATTACATATCCAATAAGGGTTTATTCCCTTTTCTTCTATGCAGTGAGGACACATCCAATCCTTTCTCTGTCGAACCTCCTCCAATTCTAACAAAGCATAACAACTCAGAATGTTTTTGGGTCTTTAATTTCTGAACGTAAACTTGGTAATAATTTTGTGGGATCATCGATTGTACTTGTCTCCAAATTGGTTATTTTGATAAGAGAAAGCATTATAGAGTTAAGCTGCTTTGAATCCCTTCCATGGTTTTAGACAGGTTAACAAGCTGCAAAGTCTAGTGTTCTCTCTGATGTCAGACACATTAGTATAGAAATGGACTTACCTTCGCCATACCTAACCTTGAGGCAACCTCGACAAAGAACACCATTGTTAGAGTGACAAACTGAACAATCCGTTTTCCCTGCTCAAAAATAGGTTcagtaaaatttagaaaacaccAACTGTATATAAAGGCTAATATATCAGAATGCAGAAAACAATGACAGACGGAGCTAACCAATGCATGGTTGATCCATATCAAAATCACCACATCTTTTGCAATCTTCCTCACCACACAATTTCTTCTGCCTGCAGttgggtaaataataatatcacTATTACATTTGCCATCCTCCATTTCATTTTCAGGGCATCATTCATTTGTAAAAGACTTAGTAGTTATAGTGagttaaaaatttcaatgaatcTGCGGCCTCCTAAGGATATAGATTTTGACAAGCAAGAAAAAAGTAACATTGAACAGAGCTAAGGTTCGATTTTCGTACAAAAACAATAGAAAATGCTATGTTAACCCATTAATAAAAACTGATTCAAAGAAGGCAAAGATGCTTCATTGAGTGAAGAGAGTTTAAAAACCTGCAGAAATGGCAGCTAATTCCGAAAACAGGGTCATAAACACTGCCCCTGCCTTTGCTATTGCATCTCCGAGAAGACGACTCCGGCGAAGGCTGCCGAAACTCCTTACCGTTCATCTTCACCAAAGGCATATTTGCAGGCCTACTATTCTCTTCACTTCCACCACTATGTTCACTCTCTTTACCATCTCCATAAACAACCACTTTCCCTTATTAAAAGaacccaaaatttaaaaattgaaaaaaaaaaaaaattgtttgagctttttgttattctttgtcagctaaaaagaaaagtacaaacagaattaaacaagaaagaaaaacctGAAATGgggttttccttttcattttccacttttattttccttcctaACCGGTCGGATCGCCGTAACTTATCAGTATTCTTAGAGATTGTTGTTCTTTCAGCTGCGATTTGCTTCAACCGGTTGGAACGGCGCAGAGTTTCGATTCCGTAGATTTTCTTGGTGTAACTTCTGAAATGGTTCTTCACCGGTTTTCGAGAAGAAGCTTCGGATCGGAGTTCCGATAGGGTTTTCTGCAATCCCAATGTTGCCAAGCGAGCCTGTAACTCCTCAAATTGGTGATCAAATTCAGAACaacaaattccaaatattttgaaacaaatatatatatatatatatatagagagagagagagagagagacctggTTCTCCAAGATTCGAGCATTTCTGAGATTCTCGTAGTCAATTTTCGCCGGAAGTCTTCCCATTGTAGTTTGCTTATTCAAATTTTCGATTCAAATGGTTTATTGGGTTTGGGAGAGAGATTGTGCAGAGAATTAACGgtctcttttttaatttctgtgGAGAGTTAACGGTCAGGAGCTTGAGCGAggcaaatttttgaaattttacgtCACTTCCAATTTAAGGACCTATTTGGTTTTCTTTCTGAATAAGAGcttttggattttaaaaattacacatcatatttaaaaaattaaaaaaatacaaaaatgcaattgttagctgaaaatttataaataatggtTTTTGTTAAATATAGGCTGAGTTGGGCAACCATCTTATGTTTTTTCAAACTTAATAAAAGACTAGCAAAAGGAAAAGTGTTTTtggaataatttaaaaagatcAATTCAGAAAACAAGCTTGTTTTATTTGCATGGAATTCTCTAtttaaaggaaggaaaaaaaaatataaaaaaagttgtTGTTTTTAGAAATTCATCTATAGTATAACTTggcatcttttatttatttatttttttttattttttatttttttttcattttcatgcaCTCTCAAGCTTATGAGTTTATGATGAGAAGTTTATAACTTTCAATTTTGATAAAGATTTTTAATTCCATTTTCAATGaataaaactagaattacatTAATCACATATTACTGCAGCTTAAAAAATTAAGTCTGTTTTTTGTGGTCTCAACAAATCTTTGACTTATTTTTTCCCCTCGTCAAcactaattattcttttttttaaaaaaaaaaaaaaaaaaaaaaaacttcgagCAGTTTGTTAAGTGCTTGCTTGTTGTGTTGGCTAACATCGTTCATTTTCATGCTTGATTTCTTCTTGGCAAAAGCTGATTGATACAGCTGTGGCTTCAAAAGTTTCAACCCCACAAGTTCAGTTTCTACAGCTAGCCATCACTTTCATACCTCGGTTGTtcttaaatatcattttgtgCTTCCACTATTGTTCGTAAATATCTTGACTATTAATGGACTTACCCATCCAATCAATATTGTCCATTGGTTTATGGTCTCCAACTTAAGAATATGAATGATTTAACTTTTGTTTGCATCTTAAATTCTCATAGCTTTATAGACTCCTTTACAGAACTGTAATGATAAACCTTTAAAACAAATTCAACCGATTTCCATTATCTAATCAACCTAACAGCTAACACCAACTAAGCAATGTTTGATCTTGTAATTTTTGCTTTATTATCACTGCCTTGGATTAAgaagattaaaatataaaataaaaggtcaTTGTAAACAAATTTATCTGATAGCTTTTCTTCCTTAATTTTGCAGGTTTTGGAACAATATCATACCCATTTTACCACACTTTTTCTCTACCACCTAAAGAAGAGTTTTATACTACCTCCTTGCTTCTCTCCTTCTATCCATTTTCTTCCTTTCCATTCATTTTCCCAAAGATTACCCTAGTTCATCACCAACACCATCTTCAAGTCAAAAATCTTTTAGATATCAATGAGCTTTTTCAGATTACTTATTCACAATATGAATACCTTGTACATTTATGTAAAGCAATTTTACATCTAAACATCATATTGACCAGCAAAAACCTTTCTTAGTACCTTCccttcacaaataattttgtataatgTTTTTCACTAATCGGGATACCAATAagtaataaaatttctttaatcTCTGTATACTTCATTCATGCACAACTTTGCAAGGTGGAGTGCTACTTGCATTTCATGCAAACATAGAAAGGGGTAACAAAAAAACTCTGAGTCAATACAGAAAAGAATcataaacaaaaatcaattaaatagaaAGAATGAATAGAATTTCTACATCTACAAGATCCTCTTTCTAAGCCTTCCATCTatggtgtcttttttttttttccaatcaatttTCTGATTAGGTCAACACCTGAATGGAGGCAAGAAATGAAATTTCTCTTCAGCTTCCTCACTCCTAGATTGAGATTTTCTCACGACCCTCGAATTCTTTTGCCCCTACGTTTGATTCATCCTTATTGCAAATTAATTCCAAAAGTATGACTACGGCCATTTACCAGTTTGAGCTATTTACAAACggtttcatctttttcttttacttgttGTAGAAGGTCCTTTTGTCGACGGACTAATTCATCTAAGGCCTCCTTCATCCATGAATGTTGACATACTTCTTTTGCTTCAGAAACAGTCaactgcaaaatagaaaatccAAGAAAATACAATCATCAGACAACAATGTCAAGAAAACTTGGACAGTTGTAAGAACTTGTTTAGAAAAATATGCATTTGTAGGTGCTTCTCATGGTTTTCAAGGAATTACTGCTTCTTCAAGAAACCATTATCGACAAAAACACTtccatatttttgaataattactACAAAAGCCACATTTAACCATCCTAGAAGCACTTCCAAAAGAAGCAAGATGCTAACTTTtgcagcaaaaaaataataataatagtattaaaaaAGGTTTCAAATCTATATACATACCCATCGACGTTTCCTGACATTTTGCTCAGGCCAAAGATCCAATTGCTGCTTGACAAGCAGAGCAAACATATGTCCCTCATGCGTTGTGCCCTGGCTTTTGCTTTTATAACGCCATTTACCTAATTTGTTCTGCAAGTACATCAAAAACCAAGGAATTAGAAAAATGGGCATCAAATTCAGTGAAAACCCCCTGAAAAAATTGCATTTTCGAGAAGAAAAGGGTTTTTCAGATACCAACCTCAACTTTGCCAAGAACACCAGCTTCCTCTATTGTCTCTCTTAAAGCCGCCTCTTCCATGGATTCATCAATTTCCCAACCTCCCTGAAGTTACAGGGAAAGAGATATACAATGTTATTGAATATAAAGATAACTGACCAAGCCGTGGAGgtccagaagaagaagaatattatCAGTAAGGAACAATAGGAGCTATATTACTACCTTTGGGAACATCATTGCTTGACTCTTTTGTGAGCTAATCAAAAGTACTTCTAATTCCTCAACTGAAGAACACTTCGTGGCATGCCTAAATCTGTACGGAATGCATCTGCAATATaaccaagaaaatgaaattaacaacttgtccaaaattaaaaaataagcaaaaGAGTATATTATAGAATATCCAAGTCAAATAgaacaagaaaaaggaaaagttcatggcaaattaacaaattttatataccATAGAGCTAATGACCAATAATTTCTACCATCTGAGAAAGAACCACTCGGAGAATTTCTCAAACACCATataaaaacccaaataaaaataaaaaataaaaaagagaaaaaagctaAGAATCAGAAGCATACCCTACAACTTGGCGACAACCTTTATTATCATAACGCTGCAAATGCCTTCCTTTCCGAGAAACCAAAGAAACCATGTTCTCAAATTGTCCAGGGGATAACTTCCCAACAAATTTCTCGGACAAAGAGATAGAAGAGACAATGAAATTGGCAATATTTCTAGAGAGAAAAAgacccattttctttttctcttactCCAAAACAGAAAACACCAAGAATTTTTACCCTTTTTGTTCCAGGGGTTTCCTCCAAAAGAACCCAGAATCTGAATTTAACTAAGAAAgagtaagtatttttttttttgttttttagaaatCCAAATATGAATTCTAAAAAAGGATCAGACTTTGAACCAGAGAGAGAGGCTATTGAAAATGGAGAGAAACATCAATAGCAAAGCTTTTTGTTATGTGTGGAATTGAGAGTAAAAAGGAAGTGGGTTTTGTCTGTCTGACCCTTTtttagatagatatatatatagagcgtGTGGAcagataacaaaaatataaaaatattggttGGTGGTGGAGACAGCAGCTTTACGCGCATATGAAGTTGCGGTTGACAATGACCTTTTTagtttttaccctttttttttttttttttttttttttttggggagaatatatatatatatatagttgtacaTGAGCATGCGATTCCTCAATATAATATTCCAcgtgctttatttttttttaataattttcaagtAAGAAACTTGAAAGACTAGTTtcacataagaaaaaagaaataaaaaataaaattgtatatttcTATTTAAGTTAGCTATCTTGGTGGTAAAGGTCCAAATTTTTTCCcccttgtttttaaaaaaatagttttttggtttttattttaaaaatgttgtaTGAGTTATGTATTCAATGTATTTTGACTggttgaataaatttttttttaatgtttattgagTGGAAATCAAATCATGTTTTAGGtgcttttgttaaaatattggatatgggaaaaggaaaaaataataataataattgtagtTTTCATTATCTTGAACTGGTTAATTCACGGGTTTATTAGGTATAAGTTCAATGGAACAAATGTTTATGCTAAATGGCAGATTACCTTATGATTCAATTcgaaaattaatttatcaacaaaaataaacaaataaaaatctaataattagttacaaaattttaaattgacttTGATCTTACAATTTAAACATGGGATTGacctaagaaattaaaaataattatttggctAAAAAGAAAGGTTTGAAAGCTTTTGagtttttttgacaaataaagtGAAATGTGATCCACAGGTACAACCCTCCATCCATGTAAAACATTATAACATTAGAAGAgacaaaatgaataaattaatcaaattaaattaaagtccATTGTTGGTCATATGTGGACTCTCATAGAGCATCAAGAGCGTCAAAGAAACGCGCTTAGAATGAGAGTTGAAAAATCATTCAAATGGTTGAATAATGTGTGAGTGTTGTTtggtataattataaaaaaaaaaaaaaaaaccaataaaaatggTAGAAAGAGGGCGTTAGGGTTAGAGCAGGACGTGTGAAGGACGCGTTtcagttttttaaaataaaatgtgcGCTGAAACGACTCCCTGCGCAGTCATACACACGCTTTCAAATAACGACCGTTAGTCTTCTGTTGGATGCCACACCTTGTCAATAATCTACCAGATTATAattcccaaaatacccttagtcaaccaaaagtttttttcttttcttctttttttctttttttggttaaatgttaaaatctgtgtattatttcataataataataaggaaaatttttgaggaaaaaaaattaaatacaaagtAAAATATGAGCTAAAAGTTGTTTG
Protein-coding regions in this window:
- the LOC107419575 gene encoding uncharacterized protein LOC107419575, translating into MGRLPAKIDYENLRNARILENQARLATLGLQKTLSELRSEASSRKPVKNHFRSYTKKIYGIETLRRSNRLKQIAAERTTISKNTDKLRRSDRLGRKIKVENEKENPISGKVVVYGDGKESEHSGGSEENSRPANMPLVKMNGKEFRQPSPESSSRRCNSKGRGSVYDPVFGISCHFCRQKKLCGEEDCKRCGDFDMDQPCIGKTDCSVCHSNNGVLCRGCLKVRYGEELEEVRQRKDWMCPHCIEEKGINPYWICNSSFCLKKRKMAPTGIAIYRAKEMGYESVAHLLMDQLQKSIMRKR
- the LOC107435126 gene encoding nudix hydrolase 18, mitochondrial, which codes for MGLFLSRNIANFIVSSISLSEKFVGKLSPGQFENMVSLVSRKGRHLQRYDNKGCRQVVGCIPYRFRHATKCSSVEELEVLLISSQKSQAMMFPKGGWEIDESMEEAALRETIEEAGVLGKVENKLGKWRYKSKSQGTTHEGHMFALLVKQQLDLWPEQNVRKRRWLTVSEAKEVCQHSWMKEALDELVRRQKDLLQQVKEKDETVCK